One Lachnospiraceae bacterium C1.1 genomic region harbors:
- a CDS encoding APC family permease, which produces MNKGKLGLPSVIATGVGLIVATSCLMSLGQGAGSLGITFIIAMLIACAFNIMTAMCLAELNALMPNLTGGLAQYTLGSLGPFITIITMVGGYLVCNTIAGSAECAMFGNTISSVLGTDIPGGAFCVVLLLILIAANLKGIDLFAKIQDIVAYGLIISLVLMGIIGIFHLGTGEVVVQPLVISSAPSDIFSMVGLAFFLFLGCEFIIPIAPNVRNQRRNVPLGMIMSLLIVCGMEIIVILGMHNYTDWSQLAGDASPHVLYGISLLGEFGKYWMALISIFAVVSTVNSVISSLAYICAGMAKIGLLPKVFMNKNKNGAPYVGILMIGGLMVIINATGLSTSSQLSFLILIGCVFWMAAYCVSCINVLVFRRKMAKVPRTFKVPGGPIIPLLGIAGNIFMIYNIAADNETRLMIYKIVGIIFAVLSIYAFIWVKKIMKLPLFKAIEVKNLMAMEHNLYHVVRSAKEKTA; this is translated from the coding sequence ATGAACAAAGGAAAACTTGGACTTCCCAGCGTCATAGCTACAGGTGTCGGACTTATTGTGGCAACGAGCTGTCTAATGTCACTCGGACAGGGGGCGGGCAGCCTGGGAATTACATTTATTATAGCAATGTTGATAGCGTGTGCCTTTAATATAATGACAGCCATGTGTCTTGCTGAACTTAACGCGCTGATGCCGAATCTTACAGGTGGCCTGGCCCAATATACGCTGGGCTCGCTCGGACCGTTTATAACTATAATCACCATGGTTGGAGGTTATCTGGTCTGCAATACGATCGCAGGATCTGCGGAATGTGCCATGTTTGGAAACACCATCAGCTCAGTGCTGGGGACTGATATTCCGGGAGGAGCTTTCTGCGTGGTTCTTCTTTTAATACTGATCGCAGCTAACCTAAAGGGGATAGATCTTTTTGCTAAGATTCAGGATATTGTGGCATATGGACTTATTATATCTCTTGTACTTATGGGTATTATTGGAATCTTTCATCTGGGAACAGGAGAAGTTGTAGTCCAGCCGCTTGTAATTTCGTCAGCACCTTCGGATATTTTTTCCATGGTCGGTCTTGCTTTCTTCTTATTTTTAGGCTGTGAGTTCATTATTCCGATCGCTCCAAATGTCAGAAATCAGAGAAGAAATGTACCGCTTGGAATGATCATGAGTCTGTTGATAGTATGCGGCATGGAGATCATTGTAATACTCGGAATGCATAACTATACAGACTGGAGCCAACTCGCCGGAGATGCTTCACCGCATGTTCTCTACGGAATAAGCCTTCTGGGCGAATTCGGAAAATACTGGATGGCGCTTATCTCTATATTTGCTGTTGTAAGTACGGTAAATTCGGTCATTTCATCACTCGCCTATATCTGTGCCGGCATGGCAAAGATAGGACTTTTGCCGAAAGTATTTATGAATAAAAATAAAAACGGGGCTCCTTATGTGGGAATTCTGATGATAGGTGGCCTAATGGTGATCATAAATGCTACAGGCCTTTCGACCAGTTCGCAGTTGTCATTTCTGATCCTTATAGGATGTGTATTCTGGATGGCGGCATATTGTGTATCCTGCATAAATGTTTTGGTATTCAGACGTAAGATGGCTAAAGTTCCGAGAACCTTTAAGGTACCGGGAGGCCCGATAATACCGCTTTTAGGAATCGCAGGAAATATCTTTATGATCTACAATATCGCAGCAGATAATGAGACGAGATTAATGATCTATAAGATAGTAGGAATTATTTTTGCAGTTCTATCAATATATGCATTTATATGGGTTAAAAAGATTATGAAACTTCCGCTTTTTAAGGCTATCGAGGTTAAAAATCTGATGGCGATGGAACATAATCTTTATCATGTGGTAAGAAGTGCTAAAGAGAAAACAGCATGA
- a CDS encoding P-II family nitrogen regulator, whose protein sequence is MKFSRIEVVTSLYKLSDLQKALGNLGVTGMTVVQALGCGVENGTQEYEIEMNKTPELLPKQMMMMVVPSEIVEKVVDVIEKELYTGHIGDGKIFISDIENIIRVRTGEEGEAALV, encoded by the coding sequence ATGAAATTTTCAAGGATAGAAGTTGTGACATCTCTGTATAAATTATCTGATCTGCAAAAGGCGCTGGGAAATCTCGGCGTCACCGGAATGACAGTAGTCCAGGCACTCGGATGCGGAGTAGAGAACGGAACTCAGGAATATGAGATAGAAATGAATAAGACGCCGGAGCTTTTGCCGAAACAGATGATGATGATGGTCGTTCCATCCGAAATTGTTGAGAAGGTTGTAGATGTTATAGAAAAAGAACTATATACCGGTCATATAGGAGATGGAAAAATATTTATCTCAGATATTGAAAACATAATCCGGGTAAGGACCGGAGAAGAAGGCGAAGCAGCTTTAGTCTGA